One Cuculus canorus isolate bCucCan1 chromosome 1, bCucCan1.pri, whole genome shotgun sequence DNA segment encodes these proteins:
- the BTLA gene encoding LOW QUALITY PROTEIN: B- and T-lymphocyte attenuator (The sequence of the model RefSeq protein was modified relative to this genomic sequence to represent the inferred CDS: inserted 1 base in 1 codon; substituted 3 bases at 3 genomic stop codons), which translates to MKASPVMLMKRILLYILLVIQAXSNHQVYSKIGFDAATCTVDIQVKRQSQYKTNIRSSLIIECPVHYCKKKPDMLWCKIEDDTCIWLKKGKXEWKSNVFTLNPSSVHQNDSGLYRCQAIVDNLSSESHGIKVIVEERPNAKKPSPDKYYFKLIDINAILDTTSISEESQESGNCKILHIIYASTSLGLCCPFNIICMFWCLRRHHSNKKRSPLTPRRQESLVRNPAAAPSPNAGTTQASEESSSGDYCSMISLMQTFPGNTIYDNDVLPWNVQRTASNAPHNDTATPSTPVLLESQDVLTXAALNXAASAERCQKRELTVEKDFTEYACINIHK; encoded by the exons ATTTGATGCTGCTACATGTACAGTTGATATTCAAGTTAAAAGACAATCCCAGTACAAAACTAACATTCGGAGCTCTTTAATTATAGAGTGTCCAGTTCATTACTGCAAGAAAAAGCCAGACATGCTGTGGTGCAAGATAGAAGATGACACATGCATCTGGCTGAAGAAGGGCAAATAAGAATGGAAGTCTAACGTGTTTACTCTCAATCCTTCCTCCGTTCATCAGAATGATAGTGGACTTTATCGTTGTCAAGCAATAGTGGACAACCTTTCCAGTGAGAGCCATGGAATAAAGGTTATTGTTGAAG AAAGACCTAATGCTAAAAAACCCTCACCAGACAAGTATTACTTTAAGCTAATAGATATTAATGCAATTTTAGATACCACTAGTATCTCAGAAGAGTCCCAAGAATCTGGAAACTGCAAGATACTGCACATTATTTATGCTTCAACATCCTTGGGTCTGTGTTGTCCATTCAACATCATATGCATGTTTTGGTGTCTAAGGAGACACCACAGTAA caaaaagagaagtCCATTAACTCCACGGAGACAAGAGAGCCTG gtcagaaatccagcagctgctccatccCCCAATGCTGGGACAACTCAAGCCTCAGAAGAAAGCTCCTCAGGTGACTATTGTTCCATGATTAGCCTGATGCAGACCTTTCCTGGGAACACAATTTATGACAATGATGTTCTTCCCTGGAATGTGCAGAGGACAGCATCTAACGCACCTCACAATGATACTGCTACTCCTTCCACCCCAGTTTTACTTGAAAGCCAAGATGTACTCACATAAGCTGCACTAA gtgctgcttctgcagaaagaTGCCAGAAAAGGGAACTAACTGtagaaaaagattttacagAATATGCCTGCATTAATATACATAAATGA